The following are encoded together in the Bradymonas sediminis genome:
- a CDS encoding cbb3-type cytochrome c oxidase N-terminal domain-containing protein: MPETKPEEEFGVLIEGHTYDGIKEYDNPMPKWWLYTFYASIVWGVFYLVGINVGWIDTYEDTLKKENARIDAIVAQAAEASPEITPEYLREAVDSGEYLESGKAAFAAYCASCHGQNGEGLVGPNLTDSSWLHGGSLMDIYTVADQGVLEKAMPAWGAVLKHDGLLGVVSYIDSIRDTNVEGGKEAQGTVYKPE; encoded by the coding sequence ATGCCTGAAACCAAACCAGAAGAGGAATTCGGCGTCCTGATCGAGGGGCATACCTACGACGGCATCAAGGAATACGATAACCCGATGCCCAAGTGGTGGCTCTACACATTCTACGCCAGCATCGTGTGGGGTGTGTTCTACCTCGTAGGTATCAACGTCGGCTGGATCGACACCTATGAGGACACCCTAAAGAAGGAGAACGCCCGCATCGACGCGATAGTCGCGCAGGCCGCGGAGGCATCGCCGGAGATTACCCCGGAATACCTGCGCGAGGCGGTCGACAGCGGGGAGTACCTGGAGTCGGGGAAGGCGGCGTTCGCGGCGTATTGCGCCAGCTGTCACGGTCAAAACGGCGAGGGCCTGGTCGGCCCGAACCTGACCGACTCCTCCTGGCTGCACGGTGGCAGCCTGATGGATATCTACACCGTGGCAGACCAGGGCGTGCTCGAAAAAGCCATGCCCGCCTGGGGGGCCGTGCTTAAACACGACGGGCTGCTCGGCGTGGTCTCTTATATTGACTCCATCCGCGACACCAACGTCGAGGGTGGCAAAGAAGCACAAGGAACGGTCTACAAACCGGAGTGA
- the ccoN gene encoding cytochrome-c oxidase, cbb3-type subunit I, which produces MSSSKQTAVGASPSAGKSAQIEIQYDDAISRNFVLATLFWGAIGMLVGVIIALQLAFPEANPALKYFTFGRLRPVHTNAVIFAFAGNGIFAAIYYSTQRLVKARMFSDLMSKLHFWGWQAVIVGAAVTLPLGYTQTKEYAEIEWPLDIALTVVWVIFAINFFLTLKNRRVKHLYVAIWFYIATIITVAMLHIVNNLVIPVGMFKSYSVFSGVQDAMIQWWYGHNAVAFVLTTPFLGLMYYFLPKAANRPVFSYKLSILHFWSLVFIYIWAGPHHLHYTSLPEWAATLGMVFSVALWMPSWGGMINGLLTLRGAWDKLRTDPILKFFVVAITFYGMATFEGPMMSVKAVNALTHYTDYTVAHVHSGALGWNGFMLFGMIYWLVPRLWQTELWSKRLANAHFWMGTLGILLYIIALYAASISQGLNWRAFDENGQLMYPVFMETVVTIIPMYWVRVLGGTLYLTGMIMCIVNVVMTMRAVEGKLEDPKAMVPETPAWRLTMKEKSGETLHRRFEGWPLVFSVLTFVAVAAGSVIEIVPMLLIRDTVPKIESVKPYTPLELEGRDMYIAEGCATCHTQQVRPMRHEIERYGEYSKPGEGVYEYPHLWGSKRTGPDLARLAGKYNNDWHYRHMENPRSTTPHSIMPPYPHMLTDELDLSQVQAKMRGLQKLGVPYSDAEIDRAVEDAQAQAAQMASQITVAKGNVEDRAIVALIAYLQRLGADVKQSTAAPAPAKKAEEPKEAAAAQDKAAEEADEAGEQAAAAPDAGAAEADADSDKADAQAPAKEDTPSEDSEEVTQ; this is translated from the coding sequence GTGAGTAGCTCGAAGCAAACGGCAGTTGGCGCGTCCCCGTCCGCGGGAAAATCGGCGCAGATCGAGATTCAATATGATGATGCGATCTCCCGAAATTTCGTCCTCGCGACGCTCTTTTGGGGCGCCATCGGCATGTTGGTCGGTGTGATTATCGCCCTGCAGTTGGCCTTCCCCGAGGCGAACCCGGCGCTAAAATACTTCACCTTCGGCCGGCTTCGCCCGGTGCATACCAACGCGGTGATTTTTGCCTTCGCCGGCAACGGCATCTTCGCGGCGATCTATTATTCGACGCAGCGCCTGGTGAAGGCGCGCATGTTCAGCGACCTGATGAGTAAGCTGCATTTCTGGGGGTGGCAGGCCGTGATCGTGGGGGCCGCGGTGACGCTGCCGCTGGGCTATACCCAGACCAAGGAATACGCCGAGATTGAGTGGCCGCTGGATATCGCCCTGACGGTGGTCTGGGTGATCTTTGCGATCAACTTCTTTTTGACCCTCAAAAATCGCCGGGTCAAACACCTCTACGTGGCGATCTGGTTCTATATCGCCACGATTATCACCGTGGCGATGCTGCATATCGTCAACAACCTGGTGATTCCGGTGGGCATGTTCAAGAGCTACTCGGTCTTCTCGGGTGTGCAGGACGCGATGATTCAGTGGTGGTACGGCCACAACGCGGTGGCCTTCGTGCTGACCACGCCCTTCTTGGGCCTGATGTATTATTTCCTGCCCAAGGCCGCCAACCGGCCGGTCTTCTCGTATAAACTCAGTATCCTTCACTTCTGGTCGCTGGTCTTCATCTATATCTGGGCCGGCCCGCACCACCTTCATTATACGTCTTTGCCCGAGTGGGCCGCGACCCTGGGCATGGTCTTCTCGGTCGCGCTGTGGATGCCCAGCTGGGGTGGCATGATCAACGGTCTGCTGACGCTTCGCGGCGCCTGGGATAAGTTGCGCACCGACCCGATCCTGAAGTTCTTCGTCGTCGCCATTACCTTCTACGGCATGGCGACCTTCGAGGGCCCGATGATGAGCGTGAAGGCGGTCAACGCGCTGACCCACTATACCGATTATACCGTCGCGCACGTGCACTCCGGCGCGCTGGGGTGGAACGGGTTTATGCTCTTCGGCATGATCTACTGGTTGGTGCCGCGCCTGTGGCAGACCGAGCTGTGGAGCAAGCGCCTGGCCAACGCCCACTTCTGGATGGGGACGCTCGGCATCCTGCTGTATATCATCGCGCTTTACGCCGCCTCGATCAGCCAGGGCCTCAACTGGCGCGCGTTCGATGAGAACGGCCAGCTGATGTACCCGGTCTTTATGGAGACGGTCGTCACCATCATCCCGATGTATTGGGTGCGTGTGCTCGGCGGGACGCTTTATCTCACCGGCATGATCATGTGTATCGTGAACGTCGTGATGACGATGCGCGCGGTCGAGGGCAAACTTGAGGACCCCAAAGCCATGGTCCCCGAGACGCCGGCGTGGCGCCTGACCATGAAAGAGAAGTCCGGCGAGACGCTGCACCGTCGCTTCGAGGGCTGGCCGCTGGTCTTCAGCGTCCTGACCTTCGTGGCGGTCGCGGCCGGTTCGGTCATCGAGATCGTGCCGATGCTGCTCATCCGTGACACGGTGCCCAAAATCGAGAGCGTCAAACCCTACACCCCGCTCGAGCTTGAGGGGCGCGATATGTATATCGCCGAGGGTTGCGCGACCTGTCATACCCAGCAGGTGCGCCCGATGCGCCACGAGATTGAGCGCTACGGCGAGTATTCCAAGCCCGGCGAGGGCGTCTACGAATACCCGCATCTGTGGGGCTCCAAGCGCACCGGTCCGGACCTCGCTCGCCTGGCGGGCAAATACAATAACGACTGGCATTATCGCCATATGGAGAACCCGCGCTCGACCACGCCGCACTCCATCATGCCTCCGTACCCGCATATGCTCACCGACGAGCTGGACCTGAGCCAGGTTCAGGCCAAGATGCGCGGGCTGCAGAAGCTGGGCGTCCCCTATAGCGACGCTGAGATCGACCGCGCCGTCGAGGATGCTCAGGCCCAGGCGGCCCAAATGGCCTCCCAGATCACCGTGGCCAAGGGAAATGTCGAAGACCGCGCTATCGTCGCCCTGATTGCCTACCTGCAGCGCCTCGGCGCGGACGTCAAGCAGTCGACCGCCGCCCCGGCGCCGGCCAAGAAGGCCGAGGAGCCCAAAGAAGCAGCGGCTGCCCAGGACAAAGCGGCCGAAGAGGCTGACGAAGCTGGTGAGCAGGCGGCGGCCGCGCCCGACGCGGGCGCGGCTGAGGCGGACGCCGACAGCGACAAAGCCGACGCCCAGGCGCCGGCAAAAGAAGACACCCCTTCAGAAGATAGCGAAGAGGTCACCCAATGA
- a CDS encoding sulfite exporter TauE/SafE family protein: protein MDAENVMALYAQLVGVGFLWVTVHCSGMCGPIIAGLVVHTHPQDQQASPWAHRWSVVKHVLAYQSGRGLMYALLGLLAGLLGAQVEATVQPIAATASLLVALLLLLLGLAQLPVVMRRRARLRVERRAKKAASAGPDAARPKPPLSARFVAGITRRLPSAAQFKGPLRMFVTGFMLGLLPCMLMFWVLGLAASSASPLHGALLMVTLVGLTTPVLVAAGLSTTLVSPKLRRLGQHIVPFGMIFSGIWLGLIAMAANGWIEHIHLPFTLFGKKLVMMLW, encoded by the coding sequence ATGGATGCAGAAAATGTCATGGCGCTCTACGCCCAATTGGTGGGTGTGGGATTTTTGTGGGTAACGGTCCACTGCTCGGGCATGTGCGGGCCCATCATCGCCGGCCTGGTCGTGCATACGCATCCGCAAGACCAGCAGGCGTCGCCCTGGGCTCACCGCTGGTCGGTGGTCAAGCACGTCCTCGCCTACCAATCCGGCCGCGGGCTGATGTACGCCCTGCTCGGCCTGCTCGCCGGGTTGCTCGGCGCCCAGGTCGAAGCCACAGTGCAACCTATCGCCGCCACGGCCAGCCTCCTGGTCGCGCTGCTGCTATTGCTGCTTGGCCTTGCGCAACTTCCCGTGGTCATGCGACGGCGAGCCCGGCTGCGCGTGGAGCGACGCGCGAAAAAAGCGGCGAGCGCCGGGCCAGACGCCGCCCGCCCCAAACCGCCGCTGAGCGCGCGATTTGTCGCGGGCATTACCCGCCGGCTGCCCAGCGCCGCGCAGTTCAAAGGCCCGCTTCGCATGTTCGTCACCGGCTTTATGCTCGGCCTGCTCCCCTGCATGCTGATGTTCTGGGTCCTCGGCCTGGCGGCATCTTCGGCCAGCCCTCTGCACGGGGCGCTGCTCATGGTGACCCTGGTCGGGCTCACCACCCCGGTGCTGGTCGCCGCCGGCCTGAGCACCACGCTGGTCAGCCCGAAGCTGCGCCGCCTCGGCCAACATATCGTCCCCTTCGGCATGATATTCTCGGGCATCTGGCTCGGCCTGATCGCCATGGCCGCCAATGGCTGGATCGAGCATATCCACCTCCCCTTCACCCTCTTTGGCAAAAAGCTGGTGATGATGCTCTGGTAG
- a CDS encoding sigma-70 family RNA polymerase sigma factor produces MRDRKAGDLSAQTDPLTAYLARLNYVEPLPAEQQQELAERYVEDGDLNAAKMLILTNLRLVVKLAREYQRRWTNLLDLIQEGNVGLSEAVKRYDPYRGVKFTSYAQYWVRAMILNYLMNHLHPVKIGSSRAGRKLFYNLKKTRRELIRLGHEPTPQLIAEYLDVDASEVTRVAAQLDAPPVFLDAQAPGHEKTTVGELMPSTMVDPETAAAEHDLSRQIQAAIDGFGDQIEDPRNKAIWYERMIAEDPRSLLSLGEEWGVSKERIRQVEVQIRSTFKEYLLAQMGDDVEIDWLESFA; encoded by the coding sequence ATGCGCGATCGAAAGGCGGGGGATCTCTCCGCGCAAACCGACCCGCTCACCGCCTATTTGGCGCGCCTTAATTATGTCGAGCCGCTGCCGGCCGAGCAGCAGCAGGAGCTGGCCGAGCGCTACGTCGAGGACGGCGATCTCAACGCCGCCAAGATGCTCATCCTGACCAACCTGCGCCTGGTCGTGAAGCTCGCCCGCGAGTACCAGCGCCGCTGGACTAACCTGCTCGACCTGATTCAGGAGGGCAATGTTGGGCTTTCGGAGGCGGTCAAGCGCTACGACCCGTACCGCGGCGTCAAATTCACCAGCTACGCCCAATATTGGGTGCGCGCGATGATCCTGAATTACCTGATGAATCATCTTCATCCGGTCAAGATCGGCAGCTCGCGCGCCGGTCGTAAGTTGTTCTATAACCTCAAGAAAACGCGTCGCGAGCTCATTCGTCTGGGCCACGAGCCGACGCCGCAGCTCATCGCCGAATATCTGGACGTCGACGCCAGTGAGGTCACCCGCGTGGCCGCTCAGCTCGACGCGCCGCCGGTGTTCTTGGACGCCCAGGCGCCCGGCCACGAGAAGACCACCGTCGGTGAGTTGATGCCGTCGACGATGGTGGACCCGGAGACCGCGGCCGCCGAGCACGACCTATCGCGCCAGATTCAGGCGGCCATCGACGGATTTGGCGACCAGATCGAAGACCCGCGCAATAAGGCCATCTGGTACGAGCGCATGATCGCCGAGGACCCGCGCAGCCTGCTGAGCCTCGGCGAGGAGTGGGGCGTCTCCAAAGAGCGCATCCGCCAGGTCGAGGTGCAAATTCGCTCGACCTTTAAGGAATATCTGCTCGCCCAGATGGGCGACGACGTCGAGATCGATTGGCTTGAGTCCTTCGCCTAA
- a CDS encoding WD40 repeat domain-containing serine/threonine protein kinase, with translation MRFFCRACSTLCAEEDARCGDCRQARPAAGWTPLEQAFDPFLGRVLQERYLIDKIEGRGAASTVYRARSLSVPKRFAIKMVRLAYSDPAKALEARTRLEREVRAVGMLRSPHIVRVYEMLEVDPQWIAVVMEHIDGQTVEARIKERGPMELAEACRLLLQVANGLCEAHQNGMVHRDIKPANLMLERLPDGSDFTYLLDFGVVRLRGETGMTQGFLGTPLFASPEQAREEIIDPTRSLLCDEPEEGIDARSDIYSLGATFYYMLTGRAPFAHADTVRLLQAHLQTPAPTLAQGCPGRSFPAAVEKLVASMLAKSREDRPANIFRVIDALQALEAERHSPASGSNLLDPITQAFESAEENTAQTEIHDKRSFKRASSRPFHDSGNMLGLSSASQAHPHSIIPNERSRHQTKPGGEQRPQTNPRTPLSTTLERLEQRTVNGQQFARNIRTSGVGSAGHIGFADSHNEVWTLSQTQLTPRCTPASRVCALTTSDRDVFVGLMNGSVHRVLPNSRDLEQLLPTPDDAAGGPIDALSSTPSGHLLLAATADGALFIGERTTPDGYAWSSHRATQPIDALAVSPQGSLFAAASPDHRVRIAAPTSPRTVLTQFHTGAGVVDMAFSTGGDLLAVLLESADQLTARVQVFQVLHARKISEFTLNAPLPRNLYFSAHDMLHGVCAAYGRVGSWNLMSTKSPQRQPTHPEAR, from the coding sequence TTGCGCTTTTTTTGCCGCGCATGCAGCACCCTTTGCGCCGAGGAAGACGCGCGCTGCGGGGATTGCCGGCAAGCGCGACCCGCCGCAGGCTGGACGCCGCTCGAGCAGGCCTTCGACCCGTTCCTGGGGCGGGTGCTCCAGGAGCGCTATTTAATTGATAAGATCGAGGGGCGCGGCGCCGCATCCACGGTCTACCGGGCCAGGTCTCTGAGCGTCCCCAAGCGCTTCGCCATAAAGATGGTACGCCTGGCCTATTCTGATCCCGCGAAGGCCCTCGAGGCGCGCACCCGCCTGGAGCGCGAAGTGCGCGCGGTCGGGATGCTGCGAAGCCCGCATATCGTGCGCGTATACGAGATGCTCGAGGTCGACCCGCAGTGGATCGCCGTGGTGATGGAGCATATTGACGGGCAAACGGTCGAGGCGCGCATCAAGGAGCGCGGGCCGATGGAGCTGGCCGAGGCGTGTCGCTTGCTGCTTCAGGTGGCCAATGGATTGTGTGAGGCGCACCAAAACGGCATGGTCCACCGCGATATCAAGCCGGCCAACTTGATGCTGGAGCGACTGCCCGACGGCAGCGACTTCACCTATTTGCTCGACTTCGGCGTGGTGCGCCTGCGCGGCGAGACCGGGATGACCCAGGGCTTTCTGGGCACGCCGCTTTTTGCCAGCCCCGAGCAGGCCCGCGAGGAGATCATCGACCCCACCCGCTCGCTGCTGTGTGACGAGCCCGAGGAGGGCATCGACGCGCGAAGCGATATCTATAGCCTCGGCGCGACCTTCTATTATATGCTCACCGGTCGTGCCCCGTTTGCGCACGCAGACACCGTGCGTCTTCTGCAAGCGCACCTGCAAACGCCGGCGCCTACGCTGGCCCAGGGCTGCCCCGGGCGAAGTTTCCCCGCGGCGGTCGAGAAACTCGTCGCCAGCATGCTGGCAAAATCGCGCGAGGACCGGCCTGCCAATATTTTCCGGGTCATCGACGCATTGCAGGCCCTTGAGGCCGAGCGCCACTCGCCGGCCAGCGGGTCGAACCTTCTCGACCCCATCACCCAGGCCTTCGAGAGCGCCGAGGAGAACACGGCGCAGACCGAGATTCACGACAAGAGGTCCTTTAAGAGGGCGTCTTCGCGGCCGTTCCACGACAGCGGAAATATGCTCGGGCTCTCGTCAGCCTCGCAGGCCCACCCGCACTCGATCATCCCGAACGAGCGCTCGCGCCACCAGACCAAACCCGGCGGCGAGCAGCGCCCGCAGACCAACCCGCGCACGCCGCTGTCGACCACGCTTGAGCGACTCGAGCAGCGCACGGTCAACGGGCAGCAATTCGCGCGAAATATTCGCACCAGCGGCGTCGGAAGCGCCGGGCATATTGGCTTTGCCGACTCGCATAACGAGGTCTGGACCCTAAGCCAGACCCAACTTACGCCGCGCTGCACCCCGGCCAGCCGGGTGTGCGCGCTGACGACCTCGGATCGCGACGTCTTTGTGGGCCTGATGAATGGGTCCGTCCACCGAGTGCTCCCCAATAGCCGCGATCTCGAACAGCTTCTGCCGACGCCCGATGACGCCGCAGGCGGGCCGATCGATGCGCTGAGCAGCACGCCCAGCGGGCATCTGCTGCTGGCCGCGACCGCCGATGGCGCCCTCTTTATCGGAGAACGCACCACCCCGGACGGTTACGCCTGGAGCTCCCATAGGGCCACGCAACCCATCGACGCGCTGGCTGTGAGTCCTCAGGGCTCTCTCTTCGCCGCCGCCTCGCCCGACCACCGCGTGCGCATCGCCGCCCCGACGTCGCCGCGCACCGTGCTGACCCAATTTCACACCGGCGCGGGCGTCGTGGATATGGCGTTTTCGACCGGCGGAGATCTCCTGGCCGTGCTCCTCGAGAGCGCCGACCAGCTCACCGCGCGCGTCCAGGTCTTTCAGGTGCTGCACGCCCGAAAGATCTCCGAGTTCACCCTCAACGCCCCGCTGCCCAGAAACCTCTATTTCTCGGCCCACGATATGCTCCACGGCGTCTGCGCCGCCTACGGGCGCGTTGGCTCCTGGAACCTGATGAGCACCAAGAGCCCGCAGCGCCAGCCAACCCACCCCGAAGCACGATAG